gacgtaagtaagtattggtctaataacgctcctatagagccaatggagtatcctcggattcaggccccatttcgagcctacggcctgtctacatagtgcccaatatctgtgagccttctcagtacgctcctgaatgtgacacttccaattcagtttcctggcaaaggtatttgaccttatcagatatcggaattgtcttattgaggaaacttggtgcgttaaattggcccaccttcgtcttcctcgtgaacaggcatatatcagtcttctctgggtccagcccagccatatgccatatgcaaggtcCATTCGGCCATTCTGCATAGttcattcggatccttaccccttaaaagtattTTAACATAGTcttcgggttcaaatccctcctcagtcagcatccgtaataggtcatttaaggtggtcacccataggagtggcgataaaatgcaccCCTGTgccgtgccctgtgccactttctcccttatatttatgccatgggacacacacaatttattcaccagttccttatcatatggttaatccagtctctaaggaccgggtccactaagtactggtctaaggattggatcagagtgtcggttcgcacattgttaaaagcccccctcGATGTctatgcataccgccagtgtgtacgttttggcatcgaaggattcttctattttatgcacaacctcgtgaagggcagtctccaccgaccttcccttgacataggcaagctgtttgtatttgatcagttcgctggatgtcctactctttatcatggtgtccacaatacgttccatggttttgagtagaaaggactcaagaaaggtttttgagtaggcctttggtgtcgcataacttgccttgcaggGCTAGGGTActaacaccacccttgcctcctgccaggctttcggagtatatcaaatcctaggcacgctgtgaaaattttgaccagacgaggcgccagatagtctgcctctttctgtagtaacgccggaaatattcgaTCGGGTCCGGGTGACCTaatggattccttcaccataaattccgttattattaaccttcgatcaatgtcattattccaagattccggtgtctccgtgagtgccTTCGTATcctgtcgtatcctgtggaaaatggggtttcatcaaaagcctcaacatgtcctccgttgcctctgctctcactcccatgtcgtctacataAGTTTCAGTTTGGGCATGGGTTTGAATAAGGAAgtaacattttatttgtttcctattgcgcttgtgaatcaagtcgtctttaggagccctgttcaaattcagatgagTGCTTAACAATCTACTggtatgtaaagcaccatgatccatttgacattgTCCGCTaatgatatttcttggtcgaaattgaaatcgcaACACCAGATAGCCAGTCTATGCTTTTCTTTGGATAAAAAGTATTATGCAATGGTCTTAAGCCGGAGGGCAATCTCCTGCAGTGGAAtctcaatttttatttctacttaatgttttaattgaaatttgttttgtgatttttttttactatgtacaattggtACTTACTTGAAACAGTTCACCATTTGATATGTAGCCATCATTGTCCATATCATATATACGAAATGCAAAACGTAACTTTGATAATTTATCGCCTTTAACGCTAAATTGTGAGACTCCTTGTATGAATTCCTTAAAATCTACTTCACCATTACCATCCGCATCGAATATGTCAATGACACGTTGCACCAGGGGATTCTGTTGTAATTCTGGCAATGACATAAACTCATCGACACTCAAGGCACCGGAATTATCTAAATCGAGTTTGCGAAAACGTTTACCCAATCGACGAATTTCATCGGCATCGACTGCAAAGAaataaggaaaaacaaaaaggaaatcaGATATAAactataaacaaaacaagtcaaaagcgtgctaagttcggcccggccgaatcttatatatccttcaccatggatcgcatttgtcgagctcttttcccggtatctcttattAGGATAAaacacaaaggataaaagaaaaaaattgttatgttattggaactatatcaagctaCGGTTCAGTTCGGGccacaattgaattgaaaattgtgtaaaatttcagccatatctagtaagaattgcgccctctagaggctgaagaagagaTGGGAGCTGTATTCGGCTATAAACGGATTCAAACActattcaacacgtatgttgaaggtcatgggagaagccgttgcacaaaatttcagccaaatcggataataattgcgccctttagaggatgaagaagtcaagatcccagatcggtttatatggcagttatatcaggttatggaccgatttggaaaataattgcgccctctagtggctcaagaagtcaagagcccagatcgatttatatgacaactatatcagattataaaccgatttgaaccatacttaacacagctgttgaaagacatgacaaaacacttcatgcaaaatttcagctgaatcggataaaaagtgcgccctctagtggctcaagaagttaagaccccagatcggattatatggcagctataccaggttatggaccgatttgaaccacacttagcacagctgttggaagtcataacaaaacacgccatgcaaaatttcagccaaatcggataggaattgctccctgttgaggctcaagaagtcaagaacccagatcggattatatggcagctataccaggttatggaccgatttgaaccacacttaacacagctgttggaagtcataacaaaacacgccatacaaaatttcagccaaatcggataggaattgctccctgttgaggctcaagaagtcaagacccaagatcggtttatatggcagctataccaggttatggatcgatttcgtacttagcacagctgttggaagtcataacaaaaaacctcatgcaaaatttcagccaaatcggataagaattgcgccttctagtggcttaggcatcaagatccaaaatcggcatctttatcaaaacatggaccgatatggcccatttacaatctctacCGACCtatacctataagaagtatttgtgtaaaatttcaagcgtctagctttattgcttcgaaagttagcttgctttcgacagacagacggacggacatggctagatcgacataaaatgtcatgacgatcaacaatatttatactttatggggtcttagacgcatatttcgaggtgttacaaacagaatgacgaaattagtatacccccatcctatggtggagggtatacaaatcaaaGCTTGCTATGAAAGCAAGCATAACTTCAATAATTCTAACAAGCTAAGTcctcaggaggccaccgtagggcagaggttagcatgtccgcctatgacgctgaacgcctgggttcgaatcctggcaagaccatcagaaaaaaatttcaccggtggttttcccctcctaatgctggcgacatttgtgaggtactatgccatgtaaaacttctctccaaacagatgtcgcactgcggcacgccgttcggactcgtctataaaaaggaggccccttatcattgagcttaaacttgaatcggactgcactcattgatatgtgagaagtttgcccctgttccttagtggaatgtttatgggcaaaatttgcatttaagtcCTCAAGtaagatttttaatttcaatttggcactcatatacaatttttcattgtttttttttttttcagtgtacaatAATAGGCAATAATATTGTTGAcacaattgtgttttttttttgccgtcaatgcaaaatatctttattttattgtatactTAACTTAAACAAAATCGTCTCTcttatcaatatttttttttgaaaattcaaggGCGTGCAAATATAGGGCCCTACTCTCAATCACTTtggttttaaaataataaaatgcgaATAGAATAATGAGAAGAATTTCATGGGAAGTGTTCTTGTTGCTCTATTCATGCAAAAGCCTCCtagatatatttaaaaatacctatataaaaaaaaaaaaatatatatcaaaaaaaaaaaaaacaatcgaaCAGATAAATAGTGGGTGGTGATGGTGAACAGCTAAATTGCTTAATAGTATTTACTTTGTGTCTAGTGTTCTGCTTATTTTTTTTGtacgtttttgtttttataacatTCCACCTTTGGAGACAGACACAAAActgtttttcatttgttttcacGAGAGCGATCAATAATAGGATAGCTATGTGCTtggtatgtgtgagtgtgtgtgtgtatgttttgtCAGAATGTCAAAGCAACCTGaaggctctctctctctcagcgATTCATGAGAGAACAGCGACCAGTGGCAAGACTACAAGAGAGTAAGGGGTTACGAGAGTACAAAGGAAATACCAACAAATTCATCAGACGTTTattgtgagtcccatataatctttgAATACAATTTTACTCGTCATTAAAATGTCCGCTAATGACATGGGATCATCATAACGATATATGTacaagtatttttttattaggATGTGCATTAAATTATTAATGAAATTAAGTTTACAAACatcgaatcgaaaaaaaaataaattaacttttgaaaatttttcctctGCATATCAgtggaaatttttatacccactataaTGGGTAAAGATGGTTATCAACCACAAAATTCATATGTAATACATATGTTTATTGAGtctcctgtctccttgggtggagagaatgttccatttactttcTGCAAAATAcctgtgagtttgaaattgaatatcaaatccaacattttggaaagggcaagaaaggccaccctttccctatacacctgctagagagccattggcaaaagttgaggatttagaccgtgtgtcatgcattgggtatatactgcagttgtcagacctattacgctgtatggtgttgtggtcttgtggacagcgcttcaaaaatccatctactgctcaatacttaaccggatccaaaggatggcttgtttgtgcatcacagccgcactgaggacgacaccatctgatgcactgaatttaatgctacatcttatgcctctggacattgtggctactcaaattgcagcgatcactgccgtgaggttaagggagctttctcattggtcatgtggcggctacagacgctatgttatccttgatacaatatccgatgttccaggcagtgtggattacaccctacctgagccgctttttggtaaaaattactataccactattcctgatagaaccgattggaactacgatatcccaggTAACGTATGgatccaaactaaacgaccaggtgggctttagggtgtactctaaagaccgactactgcagtgtgtatcaagcagaaaaccttgcaattaaggaagtggtgtcatggctaagatataatttcattacgacgattggcataaatatcttctcagacagccaggcagccattaaatccctggataacgtatttctgaacacaaaaaccgccctcgactgtcgcagatctctcaacgagatggctgaacagttcaaaattcaactgttctgggtgctgggccacagagatatccccggGTAtcctaaagcagacgagcttgcgagactaggaactaccttacacactctagggacactggaatctgtgggtatgcctctagcgacatgtaagctaagttttcagaaccaggcccgaagggcaatgaatgatagatggtcacaaagagggggctgttagcattccaaaactatgtggcctcatctagacttgaagaggtctactgctttgctgtcattggctagaacagacgtcgcactcattgtgtccgtcatgacaggtcactgtctaatcggaaaacatactgacacactgaaggttgtcagcaacgacttttgcaggagCTGTAGGGccgtcgaagaagaagagactatagaacgaacaccttctgtgtgtgtgtcccgcactagcagttagaaggatttccactttaggttctcatttctttgagaacctgtctgatttagcggatgtgaacattcgcaagttattaggctttttaaagcgatcaggatggttcaacggtagaaactaggagccatcttccttctactgttcctgtggtatcacaatggacgaaaacgtctaaatgagtctgatagcagaccgccacttaaacctaacctaacccttcATTcgaatattgtccagatcgggtCGTATTGTCATAAAGGTGCCGTATactcctatctcccgatttaaggttttgagcctataaaggctatttttttacccgatttcgctgacattttaatCAATGCGTTGTAGGAGGTAGAGCGAGGGAGGGTATTCTACTCTCTACATTCCCATCGAATgtgattaaaatttcatattagaaattatttttaaaattgcagaaaaaaaaatttcgagttttaaaaatcaaatttcaaatgaatagATTCCAAATCCTAAAACTGCCGACTACTGGTACACTTACCCTATGTGGGAACTTTTTCGGGGGGTTTTTACTAAGGAGATGTTCATCTTTGAACATTAGATTTATAAtttagtttgcaacacattatcATCTCTTACTCTATAAAGAAGcaggtagctgacacgaagtgttaccaagttcactCTGATATATCTGTTAAACTAGAAATGACATATCGACCATtgacttatttcgtcatttcgtttataACACAAATATTGACccaacatgtaaaagcgtgctaagttcggtcgggacgaatcttggaTAACCACGACCATGGATTTCGGTAAAAATGTaaccttattaactgagtttgtttttgaattatttcgatctcaagaagtcatatcgggatatcggttcatGGGggacctatatcaccatattgatcgattcggataaaacttagcactgatgttgtaagttataagataggtttttaggttaaattttgaacaaattaggTGAACATTGAggattctaagggctgaagaagtcacacATGAGGATCGGGTAATATTGGGCCTATATCTGTTtacaaaccgattcggatcatactcggatgaaaatggaggcttcttctaagggatcaagaatttaaatccggggatcggtttatattgtggctatatctgtttattgaccaattgggaccatattcgacatggttgttggaagtcatagttcaagtttttgttccaaatttcaaccaaatcggatgaaaattgaaggttctaagggctcaagaacttaaatccggggaacggtttatatgggggctatttctgtttatagaccgattcggatcatacttggtgagaatgttgaaatcataaatcaagccgttgttccaaatttcaaccaaatcggatgaaaatctaaggttctaagagctcaagaaatcaaatccggggatcggtttatatgggggctatatctgtttatagaccgatttggatcttaGAAGGCATagatgttcgaagtcataactcaagtctttgcaaaaatttttgccaattcggatgaaaattgaggtttctagggactcaagaagtcaaatcggggaatcggtttatatggaagctatatccaaatctgaaccaatatggctcatttgcaattcccaacgacctacatcaatagtatctgtgcaaaaatttcaggcggTTAGCTTTGCCCGTTCGAccggtatcgtgatttcgacagacggacggacagatatgggtagatcgactcagaatgtcgatacgatccagaaaatatatattgggttgcccaaaaagtaattgcggattttttaaaagaaagtaaatgcatttttaataaaacttagaatgaactttaatcaaatatactttttttacactttttttctaaagcaagctaaaagtaacagctcataactgacagaagaaagaatacaattacagagtcacaagctgtgaaaaaatttgtcaacgccgactatatgaaaaatccgcaattactttttgaataacccaatactttatggcgtcttagatcaatatttcgaggtgttacaaacggaatgactagattagtatataccCACCCTTTGGAGAGGGGGGTATGGCACCCAGAAGGTTGGAAAAGTCAAAAGTGATCAACTTTGATACCCTGtatctcaccctgtattaaacaTATGGACCTACAACAGCACTTTCTTGAAAGGCTATGTTATCTGTAGATCTTGTATTGCtaagatcaacagataaaaagttgttgaCTTATTACAAATTTGTTTGCCGATGGAAAAATCAGGTGGTAGAAGACATCTTGAAACTGGGTGTCGAAGATTTTACAAGGAGCGCGTAAGATAAAGACACTTGAAAATTTATTccaagttcggctaatgggacaaatgttccgtcatagccaattaaagtaaggacATAAACAACATAATTTTTGGCCTTTTTATATGAATTCGCAAAGAAGATATGAATAATTTGCCAATTTTATGATATAGAACAAATTTgaccaaggtggcgtatgattGCAATCACAGGAGCCGAATAATAATCATACGCACCCTAAgccaatagaaaaattttttaaatgacaagTTCTTGCGAAATCATGTGGTCTTACGAACTTTATGATACCTTTTATGTAATTTAATGCAAATAATATTGGACCGCCgtccgcaatttttataccctccactataggatacTAATtttgacattctgtttgtaacacctcgaaatatgcgtctgagaccccacacagtatacatattcttgatcgtcatgacatttcaagtcgatctagccatgtccctacgtctgtccgtccgtctgtttgttgaaagcacgctaactttcgaaggagtaaagctagccgcttgaaattttgcacaaatactttttattagtgtaggtcgcttgggaatgtaaatggaccaaatcggtccatgttttgatatagctgccctataaaccgatcgtgggtcttaacatcttgagcgtctagagggagcaattctcatccgatttgactgaaattttgtacgttatgttttgatattacttccaacaactatgctaagtatggcgcaaatcgatacataacttatatagctgccatataaaccgatctgggatcttgacttcttgagcctctagaaggcgcaattctcatccgatttggaagaaattttgtacaacggcttctctcatgacgttcaacatacgtgtctaatatggtcagaatcgatcaatcgcttgatacagctcccatataaaccgatctctcgattttgcttcttgagcccctacaaggcgcaattcttatccgaatgaactgaaatattacacaatgacttttacaatgttcagcattcatttatggcccgaattggactataacttgatataaaggataccgcgcatagaaatcgacaaatgcgatccatggtggagggtatataagattcgacccggccgaacttagcacgctcttacttgtttttcgctTAAAATGCCAAACAGTCGATTTGTTCAACtcatcagaataaaattttcccaCGAACATTCGGTTTAGGAACAggaggcaaacttctcccatatcaaaaatgagtgctgtccgattcaagtttaagctcaatgataatggacctcctttttgtagcccaCGTGCCTCTGAGCGATaccactttggggagaagttaaatagaaaacaagtaaaagcgtgctaagttcggctggtccgaatcttgggaacccaccaccatggtttctgctaaaatatggaagctatatctggttatagaccgatttgaaccgtaccttgcgcagttgttaagagtcataaatgaacactatatgcaaaatttcagcaaaatcggataaaaatcgcggtttgtaagggctctaaaaatcaaatcgggagatcggtttatatgggagctaaatcatgttatagaccgatttagatcgtaattggtacagttattggaagtcataacggaacactatgtgcaacaatttcagccaaatcggacaaaaattgcgacttccaggcgctcaagaagccaaatcgggagattggtttatacgggagctatatcagattattgaccgatttggatcgtacttggcacatataGCAAaaaactatatgcaaaatttcagccaaatcggatgagaattgagacttccaggggctcaacaagtcaaaacgggagatcggtttatgtggtagctatatccaaatctgaaccgatatggcccatttgcaatccccaacgaccttcatcaatataaagtatctgtacaaaatttcaagcggctagctttaagcgttcgacccctatcgtgatttcgacggacggacggacatggctagttcgactcagaatgtcaagacgatataTATACTAAATGGGGTcctagactaatatttcgaggtgttacaaacggaatgactagattagtataccctcatcttatggtggtgcgtataaaaacaAAGTAGTATAGAAAATatctcatatttttatacccaacaccgaaggatgggggtatattcattttgttattccgtttgcaacacatcgaaatattcatttccgaccctataaagtttatatattcttgatcagcgtaaaaatccaagacgatctagccatgtccgtccatctgtctgttgaaatcacgctacagtctttaaaaatagagatattaagatgaaattttgcataaattcttttttttatccataagcaggttaagttcaaaggcttaatcggactatatcctgatgtagcccccatatagaccgatccgccgatttagggtcttaggcccataaaagacacatttattatacgattttgctgaaatttgggacagtgagttatgctaggccccttgacatccttcttcaatttggtcaagatcggtccagatttggatatagctgccatataccgatctctcgttttaaggtcttgcgcccataaaaggcgcatttcggaaagtgagttgtgtgaagcctttcgacatccttcttcaatttggcctagatcggtcaagatttggacttatttgccatatagaccgatctctcgatttaaggttttgggcctataaaaggcgcatttattgtccgatgtcgctgaaatttgggacagtgagttaagttaagctcctcgacatacttctgcaatatggcacagatcggttcagatttgggcatagctgtcatatatatgtatccccGGATTTccactttaatggccgtagtaagtacaatattcaaccgatctgcactaaatttggcacgggttgttttgttgctgatcttaaccTATATGCAAGATAtcatcaaaatctgttcagatttggatatagctcccatatatatttatcgcccgatttgcacttatgtggTCGCAGTAactgaaattttcaaccgatccgcACTAAATTTGGCAGAGGCTGCTTTTTTGCTGAGCTTaacatgtttgcaaaatttcatcaaaatctgttcagatttggatatagctcccatatatatgtattgtccgatttgcattt
The genomic region above belongs to Stomoxys calcitrans chromosome 5, idStoCalc2.1, whole genome shotgun sequence and contains:
- the LOC106086680 gene encoding calcineurin subunit B type 1, which translates into the protein MGNETSLPMEMCSNFDADEIRRLGKRFRKLDLDNSGALSVDEFMSLPELQQNPLVQRVIDIFDADGNGEVDFKEFIQGVSQFSVKGDKLSKLRFAFRIYDMDNDGYISNGELFQVLKMMVGNNLKDTQLQQIVDKTICFADKDEDGKISFDEFCSVVGNTDIHKKMVVDV